Genomic segment of Mucilaginibacter sabulilitoris:
CATCATGGGGGGTATATGATATGGCGGTTGGAGAAAAAATAGTATCCGTTTTTTGTGGCGCTGCTGATAAAGAAGCTTTTGAGGACGTGGTTTACAAATCAAGAACGGCTACTCATCATGCCGACTACGATTTTAAAACCAAAGAGCTGCACAAGCTTTATCAGCAGGTTCGCAACTGCCGGTTAAAACAGGGCGACTATAGTTTTTTAGGCAATGTATGGCTAAAACTCCAAAGTAATCATCATAACGATTGGCTTTGCGCCCTCGAAATACTGGAAATGCTGGAGCACGAGAATATAGAACCGTTATTAGCTGCCGATATCAGACAGTTTCTGGAACAAAAGGCAAAGAATGAGCCCGAGTTAAAAAAACTCATAGCCGATGGTTTTTACCTAATAGCTTATCCCGTTGAACAAAAATTGGTATTTTAGGCGCGCGTCTATTAACAACATGTCGTATCATATTAATACCGATATGTCATTGCGAGGCACGAAGCAATCTCGTTTAGCAGGTCGATTCTGCACTGGTGAGATTGCCACGCTACGCTCGCGATGACATATTTGAAATTTTAAATTTTATTCCTTCTTTAGGGGTTAGAGGACTTATGAACATCATTATAACAGGCGCCAGCAGCGGCGTAGGATTTGAAGCTGTAATTGAACTGATACTTTCGGGCAGCCATAAGGTAATAGCGCTGGCCCGCTCACAGGATAAATTAGAACGTTTGCTGGAAATAGCCCACGGGCTTAATCCTGACTGCCAGCTTTTCGCCCTGAATTTTGACATTGTTCATGATGATTACGCGGGCCTGCAACAATTTATTGCCGCTAACTTTGATAACCGTGTAGATATTTTAATAAACAATGCCGGTGTACTTGTTAATAAACCTTTTACCGAATTATTGGAAAGTGATTTTGTAGAGATGCTGCAAAGTAATTTTATGGGTCACGTACGCATTATACAAGCACTGATACCCCTGATGCCAGCCGGCTCACATATCCTGAATATTGGCAGTATGGGCGGCTTTCAGGGGAGTACCAAATTTCCGGGACTATCTGCCTATTCGGCCAGTAAGGCTGCTTTACATACGCTAACCGAATGCCTGGCTCAGGAGCTAACCGAACAGGACATCAAAGTAAATTGCCTTGCACTCGGGTCGGCGCAAACTGAAATGCTGGAGAAAGCGTTCCCGGGTTACCAGTCGCCGGTATTGGCATTTGAAATGGGTAAATATGTTGCCGATTTCGCGCTTACCGGACATAAGTTCTTCAACGGGAAAGTGTTGCCTGTTGCTGCAACTACGCCTTAAGGAGAAACTGCATGTAAAAGCACCATAGTTCGGAGCGAACAGCCCATGTTGTTCACGTTCACAGGTGCGTGAACAGATATGAACATTGGTGAATATCTGATAATCAGTTATTTGCATTTTTGACCTTACTGCAAAATTTAACATAACTTGCTGTCTCCCTGCTGTCGCACCAAATCCATCAGGTTCTGCCTGCTTTCGTCCGAAGCTGATCCGTTGCAAGGAAAAATCCCGGAATCCCTTAATTTCATTAAACCCCGGTTCAGACAAAAAATCAACGAAATCAAAATAATCACTCAAAATCAACGGTCAAAATCCTATCTTTGCCCATGCAAGAAAAAATCCTCATTCTTGACTTTGGCTCGCAATTCACCCAACTTATAGCGCGCCGTGTCAGGGAGCTCAATATTTACTGTGAGATCCACCCCTTTAATCATTATCCCGAAATTGACAGCACTGTAAAAGGAATCATCTTATCCGGCAGTCCTTATTCTGTAAGGCAGGACGATGCTCCCCGTTTCGATTTTGAGCAGTTTCATACCACCCGGCCTATTTTAGGCGTTTGTTACGGTGCTCAGTATGTGGCGCATTTTCATGGGGGA
This window contains:
- a CDS encoding SDR family NAD(P)-dependent oxidoreductase, which encodes MNIIITGASSGVGFEAVIELILSGSHKVIALARSQDKLERLLEIAHGLNPDCQLFALNFDIVHDDYAGLQQFIAANFDNRVDILINNAGVLVNKPFTELLESDFVEMLQSNFMGHVRIIQALIPLMPAGSHILNIGSMGGFQGSTKFPGLSAYSASKAALHTLTECLAQELTEQDIKVNCLALGSAQTEMLEKAFPGYQSPVLAFEMGKYVADFALTGHKFFNGKVLPVAATTP